The following proteins are encoded in a genomic region of Nocardioides renjunii:
- a CDS encoding FadR/GntR family transcriptional regulator yields the protein MAVPSFPPRLLRTRLYEQVAGQISAWISDNGLQAGDKLPAERELAQRLGVSRATLSQALVALEVVGVVEVRHGDGTVVTARAQTSTRIVEAIRSHADRLPEVIETRDALETKIASLAALRRTADDLARIDDALASMEADIAAGGRGVEGDERFHGAVTAASHSLLLARLMDEIGDLVRETRLESLGQPGRPQDSLAGHRAIAEAIRAGDPDAAAAAMHAHVEMVSDVALLREQQ from the coding sequence ATGGCCGTGCCGTCCTTCCCGCCCCGGTTGCTCCGTACCCGCCTCTACGAGCAGGTGGCGGGGCAGATCTCGGCGTGGATCAGCGACAACGGCCTCCAGGCCGGCGACAAGCTGCCCGCCGAGCGCGAGCTGGCCCAGCGGCTCGGCGTCAGTCGGGCCACCCTGAGCCAGGCGCTCGTCGCGCTGGAGGTGGTCGGGGTCGTCGAGGTCCGCCACGGCGACGGCACCGTGGTCACCGCCCGGGCCCAGACCTCGACGCGCATCGTCGAGGCGATCCGCAGCCACGCCGACCGCCTGCCCGAGGTCATCGAGACCCGAGACGCGCTCGAGACCAAGATCGCCTCGCTGGCCGCCCTGCGACGCACCGCCGACGACCTCGCCCGCATCGACGACGCGCTCGCCTCCATGGAGGCCGACATCGCGGCCGGCGGTCGCGGCGTGGAGGGCGACGAGCGCTTCCACGGCGCCGTCACCGCCGCGTCCCACTCCCTGCTGCTGGCCCGGCTGATGGACGAGATCGGCGACCTGGTGCGCGAGACGCGGCTCGAGTCGCTGGGCCAGCCCGGCCGGCCGCAGGACTCGCTGGCCGGCCACCGCGCGATCGCCGAGGCGATCCGCGCCGGCGACCCCGACGCGGCGGCGGCCGCCATGCACGCGCACGTCGAGATGGTCAGCGACGTCGCGCTCCTGCGCGAGCAGCAGTGA
- a CDS encoding maleylpyruvate isomerase N-terminal domain-containing protein — translation MARADLTPLDEAYAALRAVVAGLGEDDAWAPTGCAGWAVRDLVWHLHADAVRGLVAAHTPAPGPADRDAVSYWRAWGSDPDADERNRRLTRVEAGLHPFAALRERYLEASAAAARAVGALPPEQVVATQGHTLRAADLASTLAVEATLHHLDLIAHLDGAAAPPAPGTAEARRVVEALLGEELPGWTDERVALVGTGRAAPTAEERARLSDVRLPVFS, via the coding sequence GTGGCTCGCGCGGACCTGACCCCGCTCGACGAGGCGTACGCCGCCCTCCGTGCCGTCGTGGCCGGACTCGGCGAGGACGACGCATGGGCGCCGACAGGCTGCGCGGGCTGGGCGGTGCGCGACCTGGTGTGGCACCTGCACGCCGACGCGGTCCGCGGCCTGGTGGCCGCCCACACGCCGGCGCCCGGCCCGGCCGACCGCGACGCCGTGTCCTACTGGCGCGCGTGGGGCAGCGACCCGGACGCCGACGAGCGCAACCGGCGGCTCACCCGCGTCGAGGCGGGACTGCACCCGTTCGCGGCGCTGCGCGAGCGGTACCTCGAGGCGTCGGCGGCGGCCGCCCGGGCGGTCGGCGCGCTGCCGCCCGAGCAGGTCGTGGCGACCCAGGGCCACACGCTCCGGGCCGCCGACCTCGCGAGCACGCTGGCCGTGGAGGCGACGCTGCACCACCTGGACCTCATCGCCCACCTCGACGGTGCGGCCGCTCCCCCGGCTCCTGGCACGGCGGAGGCGCGACGCGTGGTCGAGGCGTTGCTCGGTGAGGAGCTGCCCGGCTGGACCGACGAGCGGGTCGCGCTGGTGGGCACCGGACGGGCCGCCCCGACCGCGGAGGAGCGTGCCCGACTGTCCGACGTACGGCTCCCGGTCTTCAGCTGA
- a CDS encoding DUF2505 domain-containing protein yields the protein MKKLTKKLTYDAPADAVGAMLRDPAFREAVLRRQHVVRGSARVDGDVVTIEQVHSTDGVPSFARSFVGDEIAIVQTETWTSPAAAGIDLAIPGKPGEASGSLTLTGAGATTTETVVLDVSVRVPFVGGKVEGMIADLLGAAFDREHEVGVEWLART from the coding sequence ATGAAGAAGCTCACCAAGAAGCTGACGTACGACGCTCCCGCCGACGCCGTGGGCGCCATGCTGCGCGACCCCGCCTTCCGTGAGGCGGTGCTCCGGAGGCAGCACGTCGTGCGTGGCTCGGCCCGCGTCGACGGCGACGTCGTCACCATCGAGCAGGTGCACTCGACCGACGGGGTCCCGTCCTTCGCCCGCTCGTTCGTCGGCGACGAGATCGCCATCGTGCAGACCGAGACCTGGACCTCACCCGCCGCCGCGGGGATCGACCTGGCGATCCCCGGCAAGCCGGGCGAGGCGTCGGGTTCTCTGACCCTCACCGGGGCCGGCGCGACGACCACGGAGACGGTCGTCCTCGACGTGTCGGTGCGCGTCCCCTTCGTCGGTGGCAAGGTGGAGGGGATGATCGCCGACCTGCTCGGGGCTGCCTTCGACCGCGAGCACGAGGTGGGCGTGGAGTGGCTCGCGCGGACCTGA
- a CDS encoding sulfite exporter TauE/SafE family protein, with amino-acid sequence MTALDALLVLATGLGAGILSSTVGVASLLSFPVLVALGLPPVVANVTNTLGMIPAGLGGVVGYRQEVREGGRVAVVIVVVCAIGAVFGAALLLGLPPGVFEAVVPWLILFTCVLVAIQPRISAWLRARHEQQHGEQRAERRHMSPATTAFATMTGVYGGYFGAGAGVMMVAVLGLGTDLELRIVNGLKTLSLMVGNIVAGLIFVVVADPRWDVAALLAAGSLVGGYVGARIGRKLPDSVFRGAVVAAGVVAALLLF; translated from the coding sequence GTGACGGCGCTCGACGCGCTCCTGGTCCTCGCGACCGGGTTGGGCGCCGGCATCCTGTCCTCCACGGTCGGCGTCGCGTCGCTGCTGAGCTTCCCCGTGCTGGTCGCGCTCGGGCTGCCGCCGGTCGTCGCCAACGTCACCAACACGCTCGGGATGATCCCGGCCGGCCTCGGCGGCGTCGTCGGCTACCGCCAGGAGGTCAGGGAGGGCGGCCGGGTCGCCGTGGTCATCGTGGTCGTCTGCGCGATCGGCGCGGTCTTCGGCGCCGCCCTGCTGCTCGGCCTGCCGCCGGGCGTCTTCGAGGCCGTCGTCCCGTGGCTCATCCTCTTCACCTGCGTGTTGGTCGCCATCCAGCCGCGGATCAGTGCCTGGCTGCGGGCCCGCCACGAGCAGCAGCACGGCGAGCAGCGCGCCGAGCGGCGCCACATGTCGCCGGCCACGACGGCGTTCGCCACGATGACCGGCGTCTACGGCGGCTACTTCGGGGCCGGCGCCGGCGTGATGATGGTGGCCGTCCTCGGGCTCGGCACCGACCTCGAGCTGCGCATCGTCAACGGCCTCAAGACCCTGTCGCTCATGGTCGGCAACATCGTGGCGGGCCTCATCTTCGTGGTGGTCGCCGATCCGCGGTGGGACGTCGCCGCACTGCTCGCCGCCGGCTCGCTGGTCGGCGGCTACGTCGGCGCCCGCATCGGCCGCAAGCTCCCCGACTCGGTCTTCCGCGGGGCCGTGGTGGCGGCCGGCGTGGTGGCGGCGCTACTGCTGTTCTGA
- a CDS encoding NAD-glutamate dehydrogenase codes for MATPEETKDQQLDAAAQDRPEWEELLRAYYRHVAPEEVAERTPEDLYGALASHRELAASRPQGTATVRVVTPTVADGGWSASGRSVVEVVTDDMPFLVDSVTMELNRLGHNVHAVIHPQFHVERDITGALQHVHTQEPDRDSPDGAESWMHVEIDRTDEDEAADITEGLQRVLRDVRESVEDWEKMHAQALSVVTDLDATPPPLPPAEIRQGRDFLTWLADDHFTFLGYREYQLEAEEGEPDECGLRAVPGSGLGILRHDQHLSSSFAKLPPLVKAKARERTLLVLAKANSRATVHRPAYLDYVGVKTFGPDGEVVGERRFLGLFSSAAYTESVTRIPVLREKVAEVMRHAGFDPRSHAGKALMDTLENYPRDELFHTSPAELAPVAQDVMFARQRRQLRTFVRRDTYGRYVSVLVYLPRDRYSTAVRERFSAILREDLGGEHVEFTARVNESTTARVHFVVHPPHGESIPEIDVADLERRLTEASRSWRDDFVAAVVSEHGEDRGSQLARAWADAFPEAYKEDYSPQRGSADLGRIEAIRGEQGIDLALFDQDEQTGSYRRGESRLKVFRVGEPLSLSTMLPMLTSMGVEVVDERPYQLSGLSRPSYIYEFGLRHGRVLPPHERALFAEALRAVWDGYNEIDGFNQLVLAAGLTWRQATVLRAYAKYLKQGGSPFALDYIQEALRSNVDITRLLVELFESRFDPGRGDRALEADAEARVAKVEALEERLATALDDVVSLDHDRILRSYRTLVRATLRTNFFQRTETGEVHPYISFKLEPSAIPDLPEPRPRYEIFVYSPRVEGSHLRFGAVARGGLRWSDRRDDFRTEVLGLVKAQMVKNTVIVPVGAKGAFFCKQLPDPSDRDAWLAEGVACYKTFISGLLDITDNLVDGRTVPPSEVVRHDGDDSYLVVAADKGTATFSDIANGVAKDYGFWLGDAFASGGSVGYDHKGMGITARGAWVSVQRHFREMGVDCQAEDHTAVGIGDMSGDVFGNGLLCSEHTRLVAAFDHRDIFIDPDPDAATSYAERRRLFDLPRSSWKDYDTSLISAGGGVWPRSAKSIPVSAQAREALGISADVTALTPAELMKAILLAPVDLLWNGGIGTYVKSSEETDADAGDKANDAIRVNGEDLRARCVGEGGNLGFTQLGRVEYARFGVNGDGGRINTDFIDNSAGVDTSDHEVNIKILLDKIVRSGEMDEPSRNALLAEMTDEVGDLVLRDNYEQNLALANAQAHAPSLLHVHEDWMRALERRGVLNRELEGLPSTRQVKRRLDRKQALSAPELSVLLAWTKIVLADELIQSDLPDDPYLREDLLAYFPSRMKPDLEAAIEEHPLRREIIVTQVVNDLVNGAGMTFWPRLQGETGASPADLTRANFVAREIFGSLAIRQEIAALDNVVPAERQTRMRIEMRTLVERASRWLVTNRRPPLDSIATVEFFRGRVQAVMAELPSIMSGRELDDHRAREKRLTDHGVPEDLASRVAVLAPAYALLGIVETADRFDLDPVEVARVHFALGERLGLPALVERIFALPRDDRWQTMARAAVRDDLYGVHQQLTAQVLESTSADDPAPVRVAQWEDADQERITHSAATLEEICREETAELARLSVGLRVVRSLLS; via the coding sequence GTGGCGACGCCCGAGGAGACCAAGGACCAGCAGCTCGACGCAGCGGCCCAGGACCGTCCCGAGTGGGAGGAGCTGCTCCGCGCCTACTACCGCCACGTGGCGCCCGAGGAGGTCGCGGAGCGCACCCCGGAGGACCTCTACGGCGCCCTGGCCTCGCACCGCGAGCTGGCCGCCTCGCGTCCCCAGGGCACCGCGACCGTGCGCGTGGTGACGCCCACCGTCGCCGACGGCGGCTGGTCGGCGTCGGGCCGCTCGGTGGTCGAGGTGGTCACCGACGACATGCCGTTCCTCGTCGACTCGGTGACCATGGAGCTCAACCGGCTCGGTCACAACGTGCACGCCGTGATCCACCCGCAGTTCCACGTCGAGCGCGACATCACCGGCGCGCTGCAGCACGTGCACACCCAGGAGCCGGACCGCGACTCCCCGGACGGCGCCGAGTCGTGGATGCACGTCGAGATCGACCGCACCGACGAGGACGAGGCGGCCGACATCACCGAGGGCCTCCAGCGGGTCCTCCGCGACGTCCGGGAGTCGGTGGAGGACTGGGAGAAGATGCACGCCCAGGCCCTCTCCGTGGTGACCGACCTCGACGCCACCCCGCCGCCGCTGCCGCCCGCCGAGATCCGCCAGGGCCGTGACTTCCTCACCTGGCTCGCCGACGACCACTTCACGTTCCTCGGCTACCGCGAGTACCAGCTCGAGGCCGAGGAGGGCGAGCCCGACGAGTGCGGCCTGCGCGCCGTCCCCGGCTCCGGCCTCGGCATCCTGCGCCACGACCAGCACCTGTCGAGCTCGTTCGCCAAGCTGCCGCCGCTCGTGAAGGCCAAGGCCCGCGAGCGGACCCTGCTCGTGCTGGCGAAGGCCAACTCGCGCGCCACCGTGCACCGCCCCGCCTACCTCGACTACGTCGGCGTCAAGACGTTCGGGCCCGACGGCGAGGTCGTCGGCGAGCGACGCTTCCTCGGCCTGTTCTCCAGCGCGGCCTACACCGAGTCGGTCACCCGCATCCCGGTGCTGAGGGAGAAGGTCGCCGAGGTCATGCGGCACGCCGGCTTCGACCCGCGCAGCCACGCCGGCAAGGCGTTGATGGACACGCTGGAGAACTACCCCCGCGACGAGCTGTTCCACACCTCGCCGGCCGAGCTGGCGCCGGTCGCGCAGGACGTGATGTTCGCCCGCCAGCGCCGCCAGCTGCGCACGTTCGTGCGCCGCGACACCTACGGCCGCTACGTCTCGGTGCTGGTCTACCTGCCGCGCGACCGCTACAGCACCGCGGTGCGCGAGCGGTTCTCGGCGATCCTGCGCGAGGACCTCGGCGGGGAGCACGTCGAGTTCACCGCCCGCGTCAACGAGTCCACCACCGCGCGCGTGCACTTCGTGGTCCACCCGCCCCACGGCGAGAGCATTCCCGAGATCGACGTCGCCGACCTCGAGCGTCGGCTGACGGAGGCGTCGAGGTCGTGGCGCGACGACTTCGTGGCGGCGGTCGTCAGCGAGCACGGCGAGGACCGCGGCTCGCAGCTGGCCCGGGCCTGGGCCGACGCCTTCCCCGAGGCCTACAAGGAGGACTACAGCCCCCAGCGCGGGTCCGCCGACCTCGGCCGGATCGAGGCGATCCGGGGCGAGCAGGGCATCGACCTCGCGCTCTTCGACCAGGACGAGCAGACCGGCAGCTACCGCCGCGGCGAGTCGCGGCTCAAGGTGTTCCGGGTCGGCGAGCCGCTGTCGCTGAGCACCATGCTGCCGATGCTCACCTCGATGGGCGTCGAGGTCGTCGACGAGCGGCCCTACCAGCTGAGCGGGCTGTCGCGACCGTCCTACATCTACGAGTTCGGCCTGCGCCACGGTCGTGTCCTGCCGCCCCACGAGCGGGCCCTGTTCGCCGAGGCGCTCCGCGCGGTCTGGGACGGCTACAACGAGATCGACGGCTTCAACCAGCTGGTCCTCGCGGCCGGCCTCACCTGGCGCCAGGCGACGGTGCTGCGGGCCTACGCCAAGTACCTCAAGCAGGGCGGCTCGCCCTTCGCACTGGACTACATCCAGGAGGCGCTGCGCAGCAACGTCGACATCACCCGGCTGCTGGTCGAGCTGTTCGAGTCCCGCTTCGACCCCGGCCGCGGTGACCGCGCGCTCGAGGCCGACGCGGAGGCCCGCGTCGCCAAGGTGGAGGCCCTCGAGGAGCGCCTCGCCACGGCCCTCGACGACGTGGTCAGCCTCGACCACGACCGCATCCTGCGCTCCTACCGCACGCTGGTCCGCGCGACGCTGCGCACCAACTTCTTCCAGCGCACCGAGACCGGCGAGGTGCACCCCTACATCTCGTTCAAGCTCGAGCCGTCGGCGATCCCGGACCTGCCCGAGCCGCGGCCGCGCTACGAGATCTTCGTCTACAGCCCCCGGGTTGAGGGCTCGCACCTGCGCTTCGGCGCGGTGGCCCGCGGTGGCCTGCGGTGGTCCGACCGCCGCGACGACTTCCGCACCGAGGTGCTCGGCCTGGTCAAGGCGCAGATGGTCAAGAACACCGTCATCGTGCCGGTGGGCGCGAAGGGCGCGTTCTTCTGCAAGCAGCTGCCCGACCCGTCCGACCGCGACGCGTGGCTGGCCGAGGGCGTGGCCTGCTACAAGACGTTCATCTCCGGCCTGCTCGACATCACCGACAACCTCGTCGACGGCCGCACCGTGCCGCCGAGCGAGGTGGTGCGCCACGACGGCGACGACTCCTACCTCGTCGTCGCCGCCGACAAGGGCACCGCGACGTTCTCCGACATCGCCAACGGCGTGGCGAAGGACTACGGCTTCTGGCTCGGCGACGCCTTCGCCTCCGGCGGCTCGGTGGGCTACGACCACAAGGGGATGGGCATCACGGCCCGCGGCGCCTGGGTCTCGGTGCAGCGCCACTTCCGTGAGATGGGCGTCGACTGCCAGGCCGAGGACCACACGGCCGTGGGCATCGGCGACATGTCCGGCGACGTCTTCGGCAACGGCCTGCTCTGCTCCGAGCACACCCGCCTGGTCGCCGCCTTCGACCACCGCGACATCTTCATCGACCCGGACCCCGACGCGGCGACGTCGTACGCCGAGCGGCGCCGGCTCTTCGACCTGCCGAGGTCGAGCTGGAAGGACTACGACACCTCGCTGATCTCCGCGGGCGGCGGCGTGTGGCCCCGCTCGGCCAAGTCGATCCCGGTCTCGGCGCAGGCTCGCGAGGCGCTGGGCATCAGCGCCGACGTCACCGCGCTGACCCCCGCCGAGCTGATGAAGGCGATCCTGCTCGCGCCCGTCGACCTGCTGTGGAACGGCGGCATCGGCACCTACGTGAAGTCGTCGGAGGAGACCGACGCCGACGCCGGCGACAAGGCCAACGACGCCATCCGCGTCAACGGCGAGGACCTCCGCGCGCGCTGCGTCGGCGAGGGCGGCAACCTCGGCTTCACCCAGCTCGGCCGGGTCGAGTACGCCCGGTTCGGCGTCAACGGCGACGGCGGCCGGATCAACACCGACTTCATCGACAACTCGGCCGGGGTGGACACCTCCGACCACGAGGTCAACATCAAGATCCTGCTCGACAAGATCGTCCGCTCCGGCGAGATGGACGAGCCGTCGCGCAACGCGCTGCTCGCCGAGATGACCGACGAGGTCGGCGACCTGGTGCTGCGCGACAACTACGAGCAGAACCTCGCCCTGGCCAACGCGCAGGCCCACGCGCCGTCGCTGCTGCACGTCCACGAGGACTGGATGCGAGCCCTCGAGCGGCGCGGCGTCCTCAACCGCGAGCTCGAGGGCCTGCCCAGCACGCGACAGGTCAAGCGGCGCCTCGACCGCAAGCAGGCGCTGTCCGCGCCCGAGCTGTCCGTGCTGCTCGCCTGGACCAAGATCGTGCTGGCCGACGAGCTCATCCAGTCCGACCTGCCCGACGACCCCTACCTGCGCGAGGACCTGCTGGCCTACTTCCCGAGCCGGATGAAGCCGGACCTCGAGGCGGCCATCGAGGAGCACCCGCTGCGCAGGGAGATCATCGTGACGCAGGTCGTCAACGACCTCGTCAACGGTGCCGGCATGACGTTCTGGCCGCGGCTGCAGGGCGAGACCGGCGCCAGCCCGGCCGACCTGACGCGCGCCAACTTCGTCGCGCGGGAGATCTTCGGCTCGCTCGCGATCCGCCAGGAGATCGCGGCGCTCGACAACGTGGTGCCGGCCGAGCGGCAGACCCGGATGCGCATCGAGATGCGGACGCTCGTCGAGCGCGCCTCGCGCTGGCTGGTCACCAACCGGCGCCCGCCACTCGACTCCATCGCGACCGTGGAGTTCTTCCGTGGTCGCGTGCAGGCGGTGATGGCCGAGCTGCCCAGCATCATGAGCGGTCGCGAGCTCGACGACCACCGTGCCCGCGAGAAGCGGCTGACCGACCACGGCGTGCCCGAGGACCTCGCCTCGCGGGTCGCCGTGCTGGCCCCGGCCTACGCCCTGCTCGGGATCGTCGAGACCGCGGACCGGTTCGACCTCGACCCCGTCGAGGTGGCCCGGGTCCACTTCGCGCTGGGGGAGCGGCTCGGCCTGCCGGCGCTCGTCGAGCGGATCTTCGCGCTCCCACGCGACGACCGCTGGCAGACGATGGCGCGCGCGGCGGTGCGCGACGACCTCTACGGCGTGCACCAGCAGCTCACCGCGCAGGTCCTCGAGTCCACCAGCGCCGACGACCCCGCACCCGTGCGGGTCGCGCAGTGGGAGGACGCCGACCAGGAGCGGATCACCCACTCGGCCGCGACGCTGGAGGAGATCTGTCGCGAGGAGACCGCCGAGCTGGCGCGCCTGTCGGTCGGCCTGCGCGTGGTGCGGAGCCTGCTGTCCTGA
- a CDS encoding SLC13 family permease, which yields MGPEWVAIIALVALFVIGTVLPINMGALAYVAAWFVGMYALDLDEKEILAGVSGDLILTLIGVTYLFAIARNNGAVDLIVRTAVRAVGGRVALIPWVMFAVTAVLTGIGAVSPAACAIIGPIALGFAGRYGISPLMMGMFVVHGAQAGGFSPISIYGVITNSVMEDAGLPSSEITVFLASLVVNTIMAAILFVALGGRKLMAMRIDPDEPDTLDDDLHRGGATVPARGYGTSAPTGTQAQGVRRDQVLTLLAFVGVAVVALVFDKNIGFVAITAAVILAMLNAEEHKDAVKQIAWPTVLLVAGVSTYATILTTAGSPEFVGNWAAGLGAAAIGALVLCYVGGVVSAFASSTALLPVIIPIAVPLIADGGINAALFVAALAVSSTIVDVSPFSTNGALMLANRPDSISEPVYYKQILGYGVVVTLVGPLLVWAALVLPGW from the coding sequence ATGGGTCCGGAATGGGTCGCGATCATCGCCCTGGTCGCGTTGTTCGTGATCGGCACGGTGCTGCCGATCAACATGGGAGCGTTGGCCTACGTCGCCGCGTGGTTCGTGGGCATGTACGCCCTCGACCTGGACGAGAAGGAGATCCTCGCCGGCGTCAGCGGTGACCTCATCCTCACCCTGATCGGCGTCACCTACCTGTTCGCCATCGCGCGCAACAACGGCGCGGTCGACCTGATCGTGCGGACCGCGGTCAGGGCCGTGGGCGGCCGCGTGGCCCTCATCCCGTGGGTGATGTTCGCGGTGACCGCCGTGCTGACCGGCATCGGCGCGGTGAGCCCGGCCGCCTGCGCGATCATCGGCCCGATCGCGCTCGGCTTCGCCGGCCGCTACGGCATCAGCCCGCTGATGATGGGCATGTTCGTGGTCCACGGCGCCCAGGCCGGCGGCTTCTCGCCGATCAGCATCTACGGCGTGATCACCAACTCCGTCATGGAGGACGCCGGCCTCCCGTCGAGTGAGATCACCGTCTTCCTCGCCAGCCTCGTCGTCAACACGATCATGGCCGCGATCCTCTTCGTGGCCCTCGGCGGCCGCAAGCTGATGGCGATGCGGATCGACCCCGACGAGCCCGACACGCTCGACGACGACCTGCACCGCGGCGGCGCCACCGTCCCGGCCCGGGGCTACGGCACGTCCGCCCCGACCGGCACGCAGGCCCAGGGCGTACGTCGTGACCAGGTGCTGACGCTCCTCGCCTTCGTCGGCGTCGCCGTCGTCGCGCTCGTCTTCGACAAGAACATCGGCTTCGTCGCGATCACGGCGGCCGTCATTCTCGCCATGCTGAACGCCGAGGAGCACAAGGACGCGGTCAAGCAGATCGCTTGGCCGACCGTGCTGCTCGTCGCCGGCGTCAGCACCTACGCCACCATCTTGACCACCGCCGGCTCGCCGGAGTTCGTCGGCAACTGGGCGGCCGGCCTCGGTGCGGCCGCGATCGGCGCGCTGGTCCTCTGCTACGTCGGCGGCGTGGTGTCCGCGTTCGCCTCGTCCACCGCGCTGCTGCCGGTGATCATCCCGATCGCCGTGCCCCTCATCGCCGACGGCGGCATCAACGCCGCGCTGTTCGTCGCGGCCCTCGCCGTGTCGTCGACCATCGTCGACGTCAGCCCGTTCTCCACCAACGGTGCGCTGATGCTCGCCAACCGGCCCGACTCGATCAGCGAGCCGGTCTACTACAAGCAGATCCTCGGCTACGGCGTCGTGGTGACCCTCGTCGGCCCGCTGCTCGTCTGGGCAGCCCTCGTCCTCCCAGGATGGTGA
- a CDS encoding SDR family NAD(P)-dependent oxidoreductase: MGLLLVTPRARLRRLAARLGRDAPSPLVGRTVLVTGASSGIGEATARAAAAAGARVVLVARREAELDRVRTAIEERGGRASSYVVDLTDLDAVDALVRQVLEEVGTVDHLVNNAGRSIRRSLELSQDRFHDVERTMAINFFGPVRLTMGLLPSMRAQGFGHVVNVVTWGVQLKAPKFSAYIASKTALDTWSRIAGRETYADGVTFTNMRFGLVRTPMVAPTDAYDGRASMSAEEAAARVVRALEDRPVTWDTAAGRVGAVVNVVAPRLSDALMSRFHLASPDSAAARGTAGLAPRASDLQASEQQASEQQ, translated from the coding sequence ATGGGCCTGCTCCTCGTGACGCCGCGGGCCCGCCTGCGCCGGCTCGCGGCCCGCCTGGGCCGCGACGCGCCGAGCCCGCTGGTGGGCCGCACGGTCCTGGTCACCGGGGCGAGCTCCGGCATCGGCGAGGCCACCGCCCGGGCCGCGGCGGCGGCCGGTGCCCGCGTCGTCCTGGTCGCCCGGCGGGAGGCGGAGCTCGACCGGGTCCGCACGGCGATCGAGGAGCGCGGCGGGCGGGCGTCGTCGTACGTCGTCGACCTGACCGACCTCGACGCGGTCGACGCGCTGGTGCGGCAGGTGCTGGAGGAGGTCGGCACCGTCGACCACCTCGTCAACAACGCCGGCCGCTCGATCCGCCGCTCGCTCGAGCTGTCCCAGGACCGGTTCCACGACGTCGAGCGCACGATGGCGATCAACTTCTTCGGCCCCGTCCGCCTGACCATGGGCCTGCTGCCCTCCATGCGGGCGCAGGGCTTCGGCCACGTCGTCAACGTGGTGACGTGGGGCGTGCAGCTCAAGGCGCCGAAGTTCTCCGCCTACATCGCCTCCAAGACCGCGCTCGACACGTGGTCGCGGATCGCGGGTCGTGAGACCTACGCCGACGGCGTCACCTTCACCAACATGCGCTTCGGGCTGGTGCGCACCCCGATGGTGGCCCCGACGGACGCGTACGACGGCCGCGCGAGCATGTCGGCCGAGGAGGCGGCGGCCCGGGTGGTGCGGGCGCTGGAGGACCGGCCGGTCACCTGGGACACCGCCGCGGGCCGGGTCGGGGCGGTGGTCAACGTCGTGGCGCCGCGGCTCAGCGACGCCCTGATGTCGCGCTTCCACCTCGCGTCGCCGGACTCGGCCGCCGCCCGCGGGACGGCCGGCCTCGCTCCCCGGGCCTCGGACCTGCAGGCCTCAGAACAGCAGGCCTCAGAACAGCAGTAG